The following are encoded together in the Lytechinus variegatus isolate NC3 chromosome 19, Lvar_3.0, whole genome shotgun sequence genome:
- the LOC121406388 gene encoding uncharacterized protein LOC121406388 has protein sequence MENLQSNSCDSNIKSECSYSLSYVYNMDTGLVEALPATAIESSMVDGFGSSSVAASRERPGGESVLPVRNGHGELTKGIKGGGDGLESGQFDNSQELNHQGRANSQSEISQDGSCLFVNSAQTTHPINFCVSIADNDHELRAVGDGGRCDLNGNELLEKIVKTTIGDISYSHMWKHQEYQSLSVEYDRIEKVNELVDESQLSERPTYGDILAATDILHYEQREHEVNMISLIDAHKSISSSMAPATRYMNCSNSDASMTNYTISSTNLVVLDIPRRAEQCPENGEIIYVQDDEVSDESQANICRHPLTTGEKFVHESDKSRLLIPHHLPAEPEHEIVMIDDGEDSAESRVDKPCVVIFENSSSERTAVPRLDIPHENRDLKIIREAGDEKDEFPEPPSISRQLGMFGTTDHDDVSEQNHDHDMNEQNDDDRPAESDNDFHNVLTLHSLHPSPSTATDCSHGNCRIDGPVIHHQPVDDTATAMKSTASSTWLSRPFEDYDHDSTSRDVEPAGSILPAVAVPSTQPIRPVALSVSHPAPHQLIACGMTGFSSAVPPPVHPHPMLPVPLPPLAVFTHPIHMLPSAFPWHIHSHVSRPIPERTPGRHPTNCPHLMHSATNTTTALNSTARLAASYPLLKRGRRPRRPLLTDIIPAAPQETNHGTSPPVTKRTEANARERERVTHLNGGFEQLRRVLPWAYRGGRRVSKVDTLRAAISYIRFLQSMLVGAELSPTETLRLRNGIVLENTIRIVQSVQKAPYPVLPPGYRFVNPPPIPPLQPPPPPQSSHPTQAHHTSTRPRPSLPPPPPATGECHALPVPVAPGPRTSLPLPTPVPHPILPPPSGPHPTLPMHHISLPMLPPQPRADLPPVLHMRSGYDGHPVQTISVPSLHRSHSSGIIQESGSTALSWLINFHGSVGVPPIDGADRDVIMLGSTTHVSTNQKKKINHVTSRKKSRRCKATLIT, from the exons ATGGAGAATCTTCAATCAAATTCCTGCGATTCTAATATTAAAAGCGAATGTAGTTATTCGTTATCGTATGTTTACAACATGGATACTGGTTTAGTGGAAGCGCTGCCAGCAACCGCCATCGAAAGTAGCATGGTTGACGGATTCGGCAGCAGTTCTGTTGCAGCTTCGCGGGAGCGGCCCGGAGGCGAGTCGGTCCTCCCCGTTAGAAATGGGCATGGGGAATTGACCAAAGGCATTAAAGGAGGTGGGGATGGACTCGAGTCAGGTCAGTTTGACAATTCTCAAGAACTCAACCACCAGGGGAGAGCTAATTCCCAGTCTGAAATTTCTCAGGATGGAAGCTGTTTGTTTGTTAACTCTGCGCAGACGACGCACCCGATCAATTTTTGTGTATCGATAGCCGATAACGATCACGAGCTGAGGGCTGTTGGAGATGGAGGCAGGTGCGACCTGAACGGAAACGAATTGTTGGAGAAGATCGTAAAAACTACAATAGGGGACATTTCTTACTCTCATATGTGGAAACATCAAGAATATCAATCCTTGTCGGTTGAATATGATAGGATCGAAAAGGTGAACGAGCTCGTCGACGAATCGCAATTATCTGAGCGACCTACTTACGGTGACATCCTTGCCGCCACTGACATACTTCATTACGAACAGCGAGAACATGAAGTCAATATGATTTCGCTTATAGATGCGCACAAAAGCATCAGCTCGAGCATGGCACCGGCTACCAGATATATGAATTGTTCGAATTCGGATGCGTCGATGACGAATTATACTATTTCTTCGACAAACCTCGTCGTCCTCGATATTCCCCGGAGAGCAGAGCAATGTCCAGAAAATGGAGAGATAATTTACGTACAGGACGATGAAGTGTCAGATGAATCTCAGGCAAACATTTGTCGACATCCGCTAACGACTGGTGAGAAGTTCGTTCACGAATCTGATAAAAGCCGATTGCTCATCCCGCATCATCTTCCAGCGGAGCCGGAGCACGAGATTGTAATGATAGATGATGGGGAAGATTCGGCGGAGTCGAGGGTTGACAAACCGTGCGTGGTGATATTCGAGAATTCATCATCGGAAAGGACCGCCGTCCCTAGACTGGACATACCTCACGAAAATCGTGATTTGAAGATCATCCGCGAAGCTGGAGATGAAAAGGATGAATTTCCAGAACCGCCAAGCATTAGCCGCCAACTTGGAATGTTCGGAACGACAGATCATGACGACGTCAGTGAAcaaaatcatgatcatgatatGAATGAACAAAATGACGATGACCGTCCAGCTGAAAGCGACAATGATTTTCACAATGTTTTGACATTACATTCTTTACATCCGTCACCATCAACAGCAACAGATTGTAGCCATGGTAACTGTCGCATAGACGGACCAGTAATACATCATCAGCCTGTCGATGACACAGCGACTGCAATGAAGTCGACTGCGTCATCGACTTGGTTGTCGAGACCTTTCGAAGATTATGACCACGACTCCACCAGCCGAGATGTTGAGCCGGCAGGGAGCATTTTGCCAGCGGTCGCCGTCCCGTCTACGCAGCCCATCAGACCGGTCGCCTTAAGCGTTTCACACCCAGCCCCTCATCAGCTGATAGCTTGCGGGATGACAGGCTTCTCTTCAGCCGTACCTCCGCCGGTCCATCCTCATCCAATGCTACCCGTTCCGTTACCACCACTCGCTGTTTTCACCCATCCTATTCATATGCTACCATCCGCCTTCCCTTGGCATATCCATAGCCATGTTTCTAGACCAATACCCGAACGAACACCCGGACGACATCCAACAAACTGTCCTCACTTAATGCATTCAGCAACGAACACGACTACTGCGTTGAATTCGACAGCAAGACTCGCCGCGAGCTACCCGCTCCTGAAGCGCGGCCGACGGCCTCGTCGCCCGCTGCTAACCGACATCATCCCAGCTGCACCCCAAGAAACGAACCACGGAACGTCACCGCCTGTTACTAAACGAACTGAGGCAAATGCAAGGGAAAGGGAACGCGTCACCCATCTCAACGGCGGATTCGAACAGCTTCGAAGAGTTTTACCGTGGGCATATCGGGGCGGTCGTCGAGTGAGCAAAGTCGACACACTTCGAGCAGCGATCTCGTACATCCGATTCTTGCAGAGTATGCTGGTCGGAGCTGAGCTGTCGCCCACGGAGACGTTACGGCTACGAAATGGTATCGTTCTTG AGAACACCATAAGGATCGTTCAGAGTGTTCAGAAAGCCCCCTACCCTGTCCTACCACCGGGGTATCGCTTTGTCAACCCACCACCAATACCACCACTAcaaccaccaccgccaccacaaTCATCACATCCAACGCAAGCACATCACACATCCACAAGACCACGCCCCTCtcttccaccaccaccaccagcaaCAGGGGAGTGTCATGCTCTACCAGTACCAGTAGCACCAGGACCGCGCACTTCATTACCACTACCAACCCCAGTACCACACCCCATTCTACCACCACCATCGGGACCACACCCTACCCTGCCGATGCACCATATATCTCTACCAATGTTGCCGCCACAGCCTCGGGCCGATCTACCTCCTGTCTTGCACATGCGATCTGGATACGATGGACATCCTGTACAAACG ATTTCTGTACCCAGTCTTCATCGTAGTCACTCAAGTGGGATTATTCAAGAAAGTGGGTCTACCGCCCTCTCCTGGCTCATAAACTTTCACG GAAGTGTCGGTGTCCCTCCAATAGACGGTGCGGATCGGGATGTTATCATGCTAGGATCAACGACGCATGTTTCGACCaatcaaaagaagaaaataaatcacgTGACATCAAGGAAGAAATCCCGGCGTTGCAAAGCAACCCTAATCACCTGA